TTCCATTTCAAATGATCCAAAAGCATACCGGTTTCTTTCAATTTGTCGTCAGAAAAACTCTCAGCGCAAACGCTTGCTCCACCTGTTACAGGATATTCACGAATGCGGTGATGCATAAAATATTTAATGCATTTGCCGTCTTTGTAATAGGCAAAAAATCCATACCCGTCACCTGAAACATATTTTTGCACAATAGGACTAACGCCATTAAGAGATGATTTCATTTTACTAAAAATCTCCACTGCCTGGTTATGCTTCTATGCATATATTCTACAATATTCTTACCTGATTCAAAGGAGCTTTTGATGACCACAGGAAAAACTATTTCTTTATCTTCGAAAATTATTCGCTGCTTCAATCTGATATGTGACCGGACAAGGAACATTTAACGAACGTGCAAGCTGATATGTCAAAACTTTATCAGATGCTAATTCAATATTGGAATAAGAAGTAACTACTAAGTGTGTATACTTTCTGATTTCATTCTGACTTTCTGCACATAATTGATAACTTTTGAAACCAACCGGCATCAGAACATCATATTTATTTTCTGACAGTTCTTTAATTAATGCATCAATGTAGCTTTTACCGTTTTTTTTCGGATCAGGAAGAATGATCTTTTTAATAACATATTTTGAGTAAAATGACAATGATGCGGATTTGCTTCCTGCAACATTTACAAAATAACCCTTCTCACCAAGATGCCTTACTATGGCCAGGGTATTTTGATTTTGTGCGTCAAGAATGAGTATTTTCAAAATATCATCACTTTAAATTTGACAATAAATTATATTGAGGAATATAATAATCAACTTTCAATTGATTTAGATCATAACAAGTCAGTCCTGTTTCTTTGAAATAAGATAACAACGATTTATATAATTTAATGTAGCCACGATATTTAAATTCGGAAAAGAAATTATTATGAAAGTTCAGACAAAAAACCGAGTTATTCAGATTTTCATTAAACCACATTATTAATTCCTTTGAAACATCATCAACATCTAACCTGTCTCTGAAAAATGTTCTATCCATAATATGCATAGGAACTTCAAGAAAACTGAAGGGCCGATCTTCTTTCAGATTATAAGGAATGAAAGGCAGGCCATATTATTCCTGAATCCATATTCTTCAGTAAATCCCAAAGAAAGATCAATTTTAATTTCAGACCTCTCAATTTGGTTATAACCTTCAGGCAGTGTAAAATTGAGAAAATGAAAACGATTTGAATCTATCCCTTTTCCATCAATTCTAATTCATCGTTAATGCTATCAGGCCTCAAACTTTTATGGAGGCCCGATTCAAAACCTCCTGTTTTCACAATTGAATAATATCGTTGCAATTTCTTACTCTTAAATGAATAATCTGCATTCATCTTATCTTTTTCAGCAACCAATAAAAAATCGATTTAAATTCATACTCACTTTCAATTTTCATTATCTTTTCAAAATTCAACCAATCTGCACGACCAATGATATGTCTGAAAGACAAAGAAATAAAGTCAACGAAGCCACTTTTTCAAAGCAAACATTCCATCTTCCTTAATTGATCCATATACGCTATCAATATCGCGAGTTAAAACGAAACCGGATTTTTCACGAGTTTTAATTTCGTTAGAAATTTTTACATTGCTTCTGACAAATGAATCAATGCAATTCTGCACATGATTAATTTTAATGTTACTGAATTTTTCTTGATAACTATTTTTGAATTCAGATCTTCCTAAAAAATCATCTGAGGGAGCTTTGTATTCCTGAATTGAATTTACACAAAAAAAATAGTAGACAAATAATCTATTTCGCCAAACTCATTTTTTATAAAACAATCATTTTTAAAATGGTTTTCATGATTGAATATACCGTTTATCAGATCTGAATAAAATTTTTTCGAAATTTTTATTTCTGAATTATTCCCATAAGACAAAATTACATTTGCTTCATTTGGATTTTCAACAAAATCAATCTCAATTCCCCTATTTACTGCGATCAAAACTAAAGTATACTGATATATTTTTAGTCCGGTTATCTCAGGATGTATATATACCTTCATAGCATATTAGCCTAATAAAATTTTCACCAATTCTGCAGTCTGACTTTTTCTGGTGTACTTTTGCTTCGATGTTTCATTACTATTATAAATATAACCTGATTTCCAATTTTCAAAGTTCATATTTATAAAATTAAGTATTTGATCAGGTTCATTACGATCAAACATTTGTCCTGCATTTGTCGACTTCAGTATAGTTGCTGCAGATCCGGATAAAGGACCAAGTCCAAGTATTGGTCTGCCACTACCAATATATTCGAATAATTTACCTGTCAGAATACCTTCGGAACCGGCAATATCCGGAATAAAAAGTAATAAGATGGCTGCAGATTGCATAAAGTTTACGGCACTCTGATGATCAACATGTTCAATAAAAACTGAATTAGAACTTAACCCATTTTCATCGACTAACTTTCGTATAATTGAACTTGAGGAACCGACCATTTGCAAAACTACTTTTAGCCCGGGATGTTCGTCTATGAATTTTCTGATCACTTTTAAACGCAATTCCGGGACTATAATTGTCCGCAATAGTTCCAACATAAGTGATAACAAATTCTTCTTTAGAAACCTGAATCTCTGTTTGAAAATCGCTTTCGTCAAACCCATTCGGTATAACATGAAATTTCTCCGCCGGGTTTCTCTGATTTCGCAAGGAATAATTTATTGATCGGATCACTCACACTTATTACTTCATCTGCATTTTCAAGAACTTGTCGCTCATATACTGCGTCACGTTTTGCTGCATACTTTGTATGAAGTAGATCATGATAGTAATAGATGTCTGTCCATGGATCCCGCATATCTGCTATCCAGCGGATCTTATACTTCTTTTTTAATTCCAGTCCGATAAGCTGACTGCTATGCGGCGGCGAAGAAATAAATACAGTATCCACTTTTTCTTTTTCAATGATATCAGATGCAGCTTTAACAGCAAAGCGTACCCAACCTAATCTGGCATCCGGCAGAAAAAAATTCCCCCTTATAAACCGAAGCGTTTTCTGTGTGATCGTTTCTTTATTATTATTTGCAAATCCCCCGTGCGGAATTGTATCTTTTCCTTTTAATGCAGAAAGTATTTTTAATGGTTCGAAGGAACGTGTACGGATTACACGTACATTCTCTTTTACTTCTTTCAACAAACTTTCATCTAAAATGGGATAAGTGGCCTGGTTCCGGTCAACAGTAATAACTATCGGTTCAATTCCAAATTCAGGCAGATACTTCACGAACTTCAAAGAACGCTGAACTCCTGCACCTCCACTTGGTGGCCAATAATAAGTAATGATCAGAACCTTCTTCAAATTCTACTCCGCTTTTTTAGCCGATTGAATCTCTTTGTATACAACACCAAGAAAAAACAGAATCAATAAAATTGAACCTGCCAGACTGACCATTCCTCCTGTTGCAACTACTTCCGGCTCAAATTTCCATTCAACCTGATGCTTACCTGCAGGAATTTTCATTGCACGTAAAACATAATCTGCACGCACATAGTCAACTTTTTTACCATCAACATAAGCATTCCAGCCTTCATCATAATAGATCTCTGAAAAAACAGCCAGATGGTCACCCGACGAATTTGTTTCGTAGGTCAGATGATTGGGTTTATATGAAGTCAGCTTTATCGCAGATGAAGAATCATTTACCACATTGATACCGGTAACTTTATCTGAGAAACGCTGATCAACGATAGCAGTTGTTTTCGGATTAAAATTATTCAGAGCTGCAATTTCAGCATCAGCATTTGGAACGATCTTAACTTCGCTTACAAACCACGCATTACCCAGAGCTCCCGGATTAACCAATGGTTGTGTTTCAGGATTATAAATAATGTATTTTGTATTCAACATATTCAGAGCCGATTGTCCGCCAATGATCTGTTGAAATGATGAGTCCGGTTTTTGTAAGGCACTTCTCAAAGAAGACATCTCGGGAGTGAGTCTGTAATCTATCAGCTCTTTGTATCTTTTTAACTTGGCTCCATGATACCCACCTATCGACTGGTGATAATAAGAAGTACTCGCATCGTTGAAAGTATTCGCAGCAAGATTTAATACACGGTAACTCAGCGTCGGATCCTGTTTGATACTTTGATCGGCCAGAGTTTCAGGGAATGGTGTGCTGTTCACTGATTTTTTTACAAACGAATCCGAATCGACATACCGGCGATCTACACCAATTAAATCGATTGCAATAAGAACGATCAATCCATAGATCAGAAATTCTTTTTTGAAGCGATATCTTGCAAATCCATAGATCAATGCACCTGAAAGTATCAGTAATATCAGACTTCTTCCGGCATCACTGCTAACGATCTCTTCACGGGCTGTTGAAACTGCAGCAAAGAATTCATCGACGATCTGAGAGGCGTTTTGCTGACCTTTCACTGATGCAGATACCTGGTCATATTCTCTGTCAGTATAAAGTCGCGTAAAAGTGCCCGGCGAAAGTTTTACAAGTAAAACAAAACCTATCACCACACCCATGCCTATTAAAAGTTTCTTGCGGTAGGTAGCAAAAAAGTTCTCATCCTTCACAAGCTTGTCTATTACCAGTACAGCCATCAATGGAATTGTAAATTCTGCAATAACTAAAGTAGTTGTTACCGCACGAAACTTATCGTATCCCGGTACATTATCGAGGAAAAAATTTGTGAACGACATAAAATATTTTCCCCATCCCAAGAAAATTGACAAGGTCGTTGAAATTAAGATCCACCATTTCAATGGGCCTTGAATGATCAAAAGACCTACTACAAAAAGCATAACTAAAATTGCTCCTATGTATAAAGGGCCACCTGTAAAAGGTTGATCTCCGAAGTAAGAACCAAAACTTCCCACATATTGACGATAGTTTGAATCTACACTTTTTAAAACATCTTTATTATTTGTCTGAATAGCTTCACTTGCTCCACCCTTGAAATCCGGGATCAAAAACGTAAACGTCTCGCCTATCCCATAACTCCAATCGGTGATATAATCACGATCAAGTCCTGTTGTTAAATTTGCTTTATCTGCAGTCAGTTCTGAAGGTCCGCGTGTTGAATGCTCACCGTATTCCTGAGTAGCCCAAAGATTTGTAATATTTGATGCGACTGCTAATCCTGCAACGACAATCAATAATGCAGATGCTTTAGCAAAATCTTTTAGCTTTTTTCCAATAATTAGCTTCATACAAAAATACACCACCTAAAAGAACAGTGATCATCATCAGATAATACGTGATCTGCAAGTGATTTGCATAAAGCTCTAATGCCAGTGCTAAACCGGTAATAGAAGCGCCGAGTAAGATCCGCCCTCGGTATGTCATAATGATACCGGCAATGACAGGAGCCATGTATCCAATAGCATGTGCTTTTGAATTATGTCCAGTCCCAATGAAAATTAAAAAGTAGGACGAGAAAGCAAAACCAATTGCTCCCATAATTGCAACCCTTCTATCAACTCCAAGTGTCAGTAACAGAAAGTAAAATCCTGCCATTAACAGAAACAGATAATTAGCCGGAGTTGGCAATCCCAAAGTAATTATCTTATCGATGTACTTCACGATCATATAAGGATAGACAGCAGAGATCTGATATCCCGGCATTCCGCCAAACATTGAATTGGTCCAGTAAGTAAATTCTCCGGTTTTTTCCTGAAAGTCAGTGATCTCTTTCGACATCCCCTGCCAGTTGGCTATATCCGACTGCTTGAGTTCTTTACCTCCCAAAAGCGGAGCGAAGTATAGAAAAGTGATGACAATAAAAGCCAATATTGCAACAACGTGTGGCAGGTATTTTTTCATGGATTTTCCTTAAAATTTGAAGCGAATATAGGAAATTATCAGGTATTAGAAAGGGGCAACAACTTCAAGAAAAGGGTTAAAAAGTTGGCAGGTTTCAGGTTCCAAGTTTTATTAGTGCTGGGGTGTAGTCTGCAGACTACACCCCAGCACTAACAAACCTGAAACCTGAAACTTGAAACCTGAAACCTCTATTTCACTTCCTCATAATCATCAAACTTATCATTCGGATTAATGCGAGCTTTAGTGTCGACATACACACGACCTTCTTCTTTACGTTGGCGGTCCTGGGCTTCCTGACGTTTCATAAAATCCTGTGCTGCCTGATTGAAAGCATTATGTGCACTGAAGAAAATAAATTTTCTGAGTGCTCTGAAAAGCAACATTAAAACAATGACTATTAAAATAAACTTTAGCATGACTCTTTATAATTATCTTGAGAGATATAGATTACGTTCTGAATAGATCTTCTGGAAAAATTCATCTTCAAGATCATCGATGAAGTAAATCGCTTCGCCGGTCGATTTCATTTCAGGGCCGAGTTCTTTGTTTACATCAAGAAATTTGTCGAATGAGAATACCAGGACTTTTATTGCATAACCAATTTTCTTAGGATGAATTTGAAGTCTTTGACTTTGTTTTCACCGAGCATAACTTTTGTCGCATAGTTAACATATGGTTCATCGTATGCCTTTGCAATGAAAGGAACTGTCCGTGATGCGCGCGGATTGGCTTCGATCACATATACTTTTTCACCCTTGATGGCAAACTGAATATTGATCAATCCTATCACTTTCATTGCCTTTGCAATTTTTGTGTGATGTCTTCAATCTGTTTTAGAACTCCATCGCTCAAATCAAATGGTGGTAAAACTGCATTACTATCACCACTGTGAATTCCTGCAGGTTCGATATGCTCCATCATTCCGATGATGTAAGAATTTTCTCCATCGCAGATCGCATCAGCCTCCGCCTCTATTGCATTTTGCAAAAAATGATCGAGAAGAATTTTGTTATCAGGTATGTCATGTAAAATTTTGATCACATGACTTTCCAGTTCTTCTTCATTGATCACGATCTTCATGCTTTGTCCGCCCAAGACATAGGATGGTCGAACAAGCAATGGAAATCCAAGATCCTTTGACAGCTCCACACTCTGATCTGCATTTTCAACAACAGCAAACTTTGGATAAGGGATTCCAAGATCTTTCAACAAAGTTGAGAATCTTCCTCTGTCTTCTGCAAGATCAAGTGATTCGTAACTTGTACCTATAATTTTAATTCCATATTTATTTAACTTCTCTGCAAGTTTCAAAGCAGTTTGTCCACCCAACTGAACAATAACACCGTACGGTTTTTCATGTTCAATGATCTTATAGATGTGTTCCCAGAAAACCGGTTCAAAATAAAGTTTGTCGGCAATATCAAAATCTGTCGAAACAGTTTCCGGATTGCAATTGATCATGATCGTTTCATAGCCGCTTCTTTCGCAGCAAAAACACCATGCACACAACTGTAATCGAATTCAATTCCTTGTCCGATACGATTCGGACCGGAACCAAGAATGATCACTTTCTTTTTATCAGAGCTGACACTTTCATTCTCTTCATCAAATGTAGAATAGTAGTAAGGAGTCTTTGCTTCAAATTCAGCAGCGCATGTATCAACCAGCTTCCAGACACGACGAATATTTAATTCTCCACGTTTTTTGAAAACCTGACTTTCAAGACAACGAAGTAAATGTGCAACTTGTCTGTCGGCATAACCTTTTTTCTTCGCTTCCATCAAAAGGTCGCGCGGAATATTTTCTACAGTATATTTTTCAATTTCTTTTTCAAGCTGAATAAGATCTTCGATCTGTCTCAAGAACCATGGATCGATCTTGGTCAGCTTTTGAATGGTGTTAAAACCAATTCCAAGTTTGAAAGCATCGTAGATATGGAACAAACGATTCCATCTCGGACGTTCCAGACTGTCGAGGATTTCTTCCTGGTCGCGGATCTCGCGGCCGTCGGCACCCAGACCGTTACGTTTGATCTCGAGCGATTGACAAGCCTTTTGCAAAGCCTCCTGGAAACTTCTTCCGATTCCCATCGCTTCACCGACTGATTTCATTTGCAATCCGAGGTGACGATCAGTTCCGACGAACTTATCAAAATTCCAGCGCGGAACTTTTACGATCACATAATCAAGTGTCGGTTCAAAGAATGCAGAAGTATTTTTTGTGATCTGATTTTTTAATTCATCAAGATTATAACCGATAGCAAGTTTGGATGCGATCTTTGCGATCGGATATCCGGTTGCTTTCGATGCGAGAGCAGAAGACCGAGATACACGAGGATTGATCTCAATTACGATGATGTCTTCTTCGTTATTCGGATTCACAGAAAACTGAATGTTACAACCACCTGCAAAATTTCCGATTCCATTCATGCATTTGATAGCAAGGTCACGCATTTTCTGATAAGTAACATCAGAGAGTGTCATTGCAGGAGCAACAGTAATTGAATCACCGGTATGAATTCCCATCGGATCGAAATTCTCTATCGAACAAATGATGATGACATTTCCCGCAGTATCGCGAAGCAATTCCAATTCAAATTCTTTCCAGCCGCTGATCGATTGTTCGATCAACACTTCATGCAAAGGCGAAGCATGTAGTCCACGATTCAATGCTGTATCGAATTCTTCTTTTGTGTGAACGAATCCTCCGCCGGTTCCACCAAGTGTAAACGAAGGACGAATCACCAATGGAAACCCAATTTCCTGTGCGATCTCTTTACCTTCAAGAAAAGAAGTAGCTGTTCTGCCTTTACAAACACCTGCACCAAGTTGAAGCATTCGCAAACGAAACTTCTCCCGGTCTTCCGTCATGTTGATCGCGTCGATATCGACACCAACCATTTTTACACCATAACGATCCCAGATCCCCGACTTCTGGCATTCAATCGCTAGATTGAGAGCAGTTTGCCCACCCATTGTCGGCAACACAGCATCGATCTTATGTTTTTCCAGGATCTCAATGATCGATTTACGTGTCAGTGGTTTCAGATAAACATTATCAGCTGTGACCTTATCGGTCATGATCGTAGCCGGATTGGAATTGATGAGAGTCACTTCAATGCCTTCTTCCTGGAGCGAGCGCGAAGCCTGAGACCCCGCATAATCGAATTCACAGGCTTGTCCGATGATGATAGGACCACTTCCAATAATGAGTATAGATTTGATGGAATTATCTCTTGGCATAACTGAATGTTAGAAGGTTAGAGACTTCCCTGCTTTTGGGCGAAAAAAGTCAGGCAAAAGTACGGGTTTTGTTTGTTTTGTCGAGAGAATGTTATTGACAATTAGTTGAAATAATGAACGACTTTTAATTTCGGATTGCGGATTTCGGATTGATGGCTACCTAACATCTGCGATGTAAAATTTTCTGCGGTTTTTCTGCGTATTCTGCGCAATTCTGCGGGAAACAAATTTGAGTGCCAAAAAAAGGACTAATTTCACCCCGTGCGTACAGAAATCCAGCTTGACGATAAAATATTAGAGATTTTCACCTATGGAAATGGTCAGAAGAAAATGATCATATTCCATGGATTTGACAACGAAGCCACTGAATTCGAGCCACTAAGTAATGAACTTCCGGACTACACGCTAATTTCTGTGAATTTGTTTTTTCATGGGTCCAGCAAAGCTTCAATGAAATCGGTTGAGACCGGATTAGACGTTGAGCAATTCAAAGACATTCACAAAATGTTAATGGACAAATTCCCCGCAGAGAAATATGATGTTATGGGATTCAGTCTGGGTGGAAGAGTGGCGCTTACGCTTTATCAGTTCATGTCAGAACGGATTGATCGTTTGATCTTACTTGCACCCGACGGATTGAAACCGACAACGATGTATCGTTTTGTGACAAGAAATTATTTCGGCAAAAAACTTTTTGAAAGAGTGATCAAAGATCCGCATCGTTTGATTGCATTTGGAAATGGATTAAAGAAAATAAAATTACTTGATGAAAAGAAGATCCGGTTTTTGAAATATTCATTAGAGAATCAGTTGCGTCGGGATAAAGTTTACAATGGCTGGATGATCTATCGTTATATAATTCCTGATCTTTCAGAAGTGAAGAAGATTATTGCAAACAACACAAAGGTCGATCTCTTCTTCGGAAAGCATGATGTTTTAATGCCGCCCTCACTTGGACAAAAATTCAAATCGGGTTTAGGGAAAAATTGTACTGTGCATGTTTTGCCGACGGGGCATCAGTTGATCTCTGAGAAAAATCTTGCAGCGATTGCGGAGTTGATCAAATATTGAAGTATAAATACGGATTTAAAATCTGC
This sequence is a window from Bacteroidota bacterium. Protein-coding genes within it:
- a CDS encoding YfhO family protein produces the protein MKLIIGKKLKDFAKASALLIVVAGLAVASNITNLWATQEYGEHSTRGPSELTADKANLTTGLDRDYITDWSYGIGETFTFLIPDFKGGASEAIQTNNKDVLKSVDSNYRQYVGSFGSYFGDQPFTGGPLYIGAILVMLFVVGLLIIQGPLKWWILISTTLSIFLGWGKYFMSFTNFFLDNVPGYDKFRAVTTTLVIAEFTIPLMAVLVIDKLVKDENFFATYRKKLLIGMGVVIGFVLLVKLSPGTFTRLYTDREYDQVSASVKGQQNASQIVDEFFAAVSTAREEIVSSDAGRSLILLILSGALIYGFARYRFKKEFLIYGLIVLIAIDLIGVDRRYVDSDSFVKKSVNSTPFPETLADQSIKQDPTLSYRVLNLAANTFNDASTSYYHQSIGGYHGAKLKRYKELIDYRLTPEMSSLRSALQKPDSSFQQIIGGQSALNMLNTKYIIYNPETQPLVNPGALGNAWFVSEVKIVPNADAEIAALNNFNPKTTAIVDQRFSDKVTGINVVNDSSSAIKLTSYKPNHLTYETNSSGDHLAVFSEIYYDEGWNAYVDGKKVDYVRADYVLRAMKIPAGKHQVEWKFEPEVVATGGMVSLAGSILLILFFLGVVYKEIQSAKKAE
- a CDS encoding alpha/beta fold hydrolase, producing MRTEIQLDDKILEIFTYGNGQKKMIIFHGFDNEATEFEPLSNELPDYTLISVNLFFHGSSKASMKSVETGLDVEQFKDIHKMLMDKFPAEKYDVMGFSLGGRVALTLYQFMSERIDRLILLAPDGLKPTTMYRFVTRNYFGKKLFERVIKDPHRLIAFGNGLKKIKLLDEKKIRFLKYSLENQLRRDKVYNGWMIYRYIIPDLSEVKKIIANNTKVDLFFGKHDVLMPPSLGQKFKSGLGKNCTVHVLPTGHQLISEKNLAAIAELIKY